In a single window of the Paenibacillus sp. MMS20-IR301 genome:
- a CDS encoding Gfo/Idh/MocA family oxidoreductase: MTQKLRWGIMSCAQIATGSVMPAIQESETGMIQAIASRELEKSRAVAAEFGIAQAYGSYEELLADPDVDAVYIPLPNHLHCEWVIRAAEAGKHILCEKPIALNSSEAAQMVAACRTAGVHLAEAYMYRHHPRIVELRDIIASGEIGALRSIRGTFTYNDATDTSNIRFKSAWGGGSLYDVGCYPLTAARLLFGTEPEAVTVQALFSPEHDNVDMMASGLVEFPGDRNLIFDCGMWAYNRQLLEVLGTLGRIEIPMPFNARFDDAEFIVYTGGESRCVKPVGANPYVQQADHFAAAVFSGKRWIAEEDPVLNMKLIETCLESARKRERISLV, from the coding sequence ATGACACAGAAACTTCGCTGGGGAATTATGAGCTGTGCACAGATTGCCACGGGCTCGGTAATGCCGGCGATTCAGGAGTCAGAGACCGGAATGATTCAGGCAATCGCCAGCCGTGAGCTGGAGAAAAGCAGGGCCGTAGCGGCTGAGTTCGGTATTGCGCAGGCATACGGCAGCTATGAAGAGCTGCTTGCTGACCCGGATGTGGATGCAGTCTATATTCCGCTGCCGAACCATCTGCACTGTGAATGGGTGATTCGGGCGGCTGAAGCAGGCAAGCATATCCTGTGTGAGAAGCCGATTGCGCTGAACAGCAGCGAAGCGGCGCAGATGGTAGCCGCCTGCCGGACGGCGGGGGTTCATCTTGCGGAAGCTTATATGTACCGCCATCATCCAAGGATTGTAGAGCTCAGGGATATTATTGCAAGCGGAGAGATTGGTGCGCTGCGTTCCATCCGTGGAACCTTTACTTATAATGATGCCACCGACACCTCGAATATCCGCTTCAAGTCGGCCTGGGGCGGAGGCTCGTTGTATGATGTCGGCTGCTACCCGCTTACAGCCGCGCGGCTACTGTTCGGTACAGAGCCGGAGGCGGTAACTGTGCAGGCACTGTTCTCACCGGAGCATGATAACGTGGACATGATGGCTTCCGGGCTGGTGGAGTTCCCGGGAGACCGCAATCTGATCTTCGACTGCGGCATGTGGGCATATAACCGCCAGCTGCTGGAGGTGCTCGGCACACTGGGACGGATTGAGATTCCGATGCCGTTCAATGCCAGATTCGATGATGCTGAATTCATTGTGTATACCGGAGGAGAGAGCCGGTGTGTGAAGCCTGTCGGCGCGAACCCTTATGTCCAGCAGGCGGATCATTTCGCGGCGGCTGTCTTCAGCGGCAAACGCTGGATTGCCGAAGAGGACCCGGTACTCAATATGAAATTGATTGAGACCTGCCTGGAATCAGCACGCAAACGTGAAAGAATCAGCCTGGTCTGA
- a CDS encoding dicarboxylate/amino acid:cation symporter: protein MNTIDNNLLSAIETNWYGFVVSIFVFAILNFLARKRVGFGTRVLIGLGIGLLAGIFFQYFEFETNAITTFGSIYVSLIRMLVVPLVFILVLNSISSLSNLEYLRKIGFKTFAWFLGTTGIASVIGLSIALLFNPGKGIQQAVPEGFTAREIPTFSQVILDLVPSNPVNEAATGKVVPLLIFAIFLAVAIIKIGSKKPEAVKPVRDLIESLTQVLHQVVKFVIRLTPYGVFALIAGITARYGWETLQELGSVIVTSYVALILHFVLVFGGLVLLVVKVNPLRFFKKVYPTLTVAFTTRSSYATLPVNLEVITKRLHVSPRIASFVAPLGASVNFNGCGGVWPAIVAVFTAQVYGIQLTGTDYVTLVLVSIISSIGVAGVPGPAVISTTVVLTALGLPLEGIAIVAGVEALIDMGRTAVNATGTAVTALLVANSEGEFDREAFNRKDDEDEILLNAV, encoded by the coding sequence ATGAACACTATCGACAACAACTTATTGTCAGCCATTGAGACGAACTGGTACGGCTTCGTAGTATCCATCTTCGTATTTGCCATTCTGAATTTCCTGGCACGCAAACGGGTCGGCTTCGGTACCAGAGTGCTTATAGGACTTGGAATCGGTCTGCTCGCCGGTATATTTTTTCAATACTTCGAATTCGAAACGAATGCCATTACTACCTTCGGCAGCATTTATGTCAGCCTGATCCGTATGCTCGTCGTGCCGCTGGTATTCATCCTGGTACTGAACAGCATCTCCTCCCTCAGCAACCTTGAATACCTGCGCAAGATCGGCTTCAAGACCTTCGCCTGGTTCCTCGGGACAACTGGAATCGCTTCAGTCATCGGACTGTCGATAGCCCTGCTGTTCAATCCCGGCAAGGGCATCCAGCAGGCTGTACCGGAAGGCTTCACTGCCCGCGAAATCCCTACATTCTCCCAGGTCATCCTTGACCTCGTTCCGTCCAATCCCGTCAACGAGGCCGCTACAGGCAAGGTCGTGCCGCTGCTTATATTCGCTATTTTCCTCGCGGTGGCGATTATTAAGATCGGCTCCAAGAAACCGGAGGCAGTCAAGCCCGTACGCGATCTGATTGAATCGCTGACCCAGGTGCTGCATCAGGTGGTCAAGTTCGTGATCCGGCTGACGCCTTACGGCGTATTTGCACTGATTGCCGGAATTACGGCCCGCTACGGCTGGGAGACGCTTCAGGAGCTCGGCAGCGTTATTGTCACTTCCTACGTCGCTTTGATTCTGCATTTCGTTCTGGTCTTTGGCGGGCTGGTGCTGCTTGTGGTCAAAGTGAATCCGCTCCGCTTCTTCAAAAAGGTGTATCCGACACTCACCGTCGCCTTCACAACCCGAAGCAGCTATGCCACCCTTCCGGTGAACCTGGAGGTCATTACTAAACGCCTGCATGTCTCTCCGCGGATCGCCAGCTTTGTTGCTCCGCTCGGCGCTTCGGTCAACTTCAACGGCTGCGGCGGTGTATGGCCTGCCATCGTGGCTGTATTTACAGCACAAGTCTATGGAATCCAGCTTACAGGTACCGACTATGTCACTCTCGTGCTGGTCAGCATTATCTCGTCCATCGGGGTAGCGGGCGTGCCCGGGCCGGCTGTCATCTCAACCACCGTTGTGCTGACCGCACTCGGTCTGCCGCTTGAGGGTATTGCGATTGTAGCCGGGGTCGAGGCGCTTATTGATATGGGCCGCACTGCTGTTAATGCTACAGGAACAGCCGTCACCGCTCTGCTGGTTGCCAATTCAGAGGGTGAGTTTGACCGTGAAGCTTTCAACCGCAAGGACGATGAGGATGAAATTCTCCTGAATGCTGTATAA